In Colias croceus chromosome 12, ilColCroc2.1, one genomic interval encodes:
- the LOC123695964 gene encoding ATP-binding cassette sub-family B member 6 codes for MEYCPPNVTLGEIWVDHGISQCFMETASAAFIGVFLLIFGVIQIIMYKRYATEVMDVRSSKLFLVQLFFTLFVPVLAVIRFLLQAFMFEGGHIYGYMIVALVVNLIVFPLSAYLASLERRFLLPSVPPRGHGFVLLVFWALIFVSENLSFLNLNKEGWWWHLKNLQDRLEMALFVGRYVSCMIMFILGMKAPGIMHQFEYLEGEDGNRRNLLPRDENRSTFRNVFSKLRTLLPFLWPKKSLWLQIYVLICILALIAGRVINLYVPIYNKLIVNSLSIPPLEFRWDLVVIYVLFKFLQGGGTGGMGFLNNLRSFLWIRVQQYTTRELQLELFRHLHDLPLKWHLSRKTGEVLRVMDRGTDSIDNLLSYILFSITPTLVDIMVAVVYFVSQYNVWFGVIVFSTMLLYILATIAVTEWRTKFQRRMNLADNEQKARSVDSLLNYETVKYYGAESYEVVSYKDAIVHYQKEEFKSLLTLNILNTMQNIIICTGLLAGSLLAVSMVVRTYELTVGDYVLFASYIVQLYVPLNWFGTYYRAIQKNFVDMENMFDLMRVDSDVKDALGAPELLVRRGGIEFKHVSFGYGPERLVLNNISFKVAPGSTVALVGPSGAGKSTIMRLLFRFYDVNEGAVLVDGQDVRTVTQASLRANVGVVPQDTVLFNNTVRYNIQYGRLGASSADIIAAAKNADIHDRILTFPDAYDTQVGERGLRLSGGEKQRIAIARTLLKDPAIVLLDEATSALDTNTERNIQAALSRVCANRTTLIIAHRLSTIIHADEILVLKDGEIIERGNHELLLAQGGFYASMWQQQLEARNNNGNGNNNDNNADGQNNNNNRAPQVNGYAMTGHGHGHGHGHGH; via the exons ATGGAGTATTGTCCGCCAAACGTAACATTGGGTGAAATATGGGTGGACCATGGGATTTCACAATGTTTTATGGAAACAGCTAGTGCAGCCTTTATAGGAGTGTTTCTCCTCATATTTGGTGTTATTCAAATCATTATGTATAAACG CTATGCCACTGAAGTTATGGATGTTCGGTCATCAAAATTGTTTCTAGTTCAACTATTTTTCACATTATTTGTGCCAGTACTAGCTGTGATAAGGTTTCTGCTTCAGGCCTTTATGTTTGAAGGAGGACACATCTATGGATATATG ATCGTAGCGTTGGTGGTGAATCTTATAGTTTTTCCGCTGTCAGCGTACTTGGCGTCGCTTGAGAGGCGATTTTTGTTGCCTTCAGTGCCGCCGAGGGGACATGGATTCGTTTTGCTCGTATTTTGGGCTTTGATATTCGTGTCCGAGAACTTATCGttcttaaatcttaataaGGAAGGATGGTGGTGGCATCTAAagaa cCTCCAAGATCGCTTGGAAATGGCATTATTCGTAGGGAGATATGTGTCTTGTATGATCATGTTCATATTGGGAATGAAGGCTCCAGGTATTATGCACCAGTTCGAATATCTTGAGGGAGAAGATGGTAATAGAAGGAACTTACTTCCAAGG GACGAAAATAGATCTACGTTTCGGAATGTTTTTAGCAAATTACGAACACTTTTACCTTTCCTTTGGCCAAAGAAGAGTCTTTGGTTGCAAATCTATGtgcttatatgtattttggcTCTAATTGCTGGAAGAGTAATCAATTTGTATGTTCCCatctataataaacttatCG TGAATAGTCTATCAATACCGCCCCTCGAGTTTCGATGGGACCTGGTGGTGATTTACGTGCTCTTTAAGTTCCTGCAAGGCGGTGGTACTGGAGGTATGGGCTTCCTGAACAACCTACGATCGTTCCTATGGATTAGGGTACAGCAGTACACTACTAGAGAGTTACAG TTAGAGTTATTCAGGCACCTCCACGACCTGCCTCTCAAATGGCACTTGTCTCGCAAGACGGGAGAGGTTCTGCGAGTTATGGATAGAGGAACGGATTCCATAGACAACTTATTGTCGTATATTCTGTTCTCTATTACACCAACGTTGGTGGACATTATGGTGGCTGTGGTGTACTTTGTGTCCCAGTATAATGTGTGGTTCGGTGTTATTGTCTTCTCTACTATGCTGCTTTATATAC TTGCGACAATCGCGGTAACGGAATGGCGGACGAAATTCCAAAGGCGTATGAATCTAGCTGACAACGAACAAAAGGCTCGGTCCGTAGATTCACTTCTAAATTACGAAACAGTGAAATACTATGGAGCTGAATCATATGAAGTTGTCTCTTATAAGGATGCTATTGTACATTATCAG AAAGAAGAATTCAAATCGTTGCTTACCTTGAACATTCTGAACACAATGCAGAACATTATCATATGCACTG GCTTACTGGCTGGCTCATTGTTAGCGGTGTCCATGGTTGTTCGTACATATGAGTTGACGGTCGGTGACTATGTGTTGTTCGCATCCTATATTGTGCAGTTGTATGTACCGTTGAACTGGTTTGGAACTTATTATAG gGCGATACAAAAGAACTTCGTGGACATGGAGAACATGTTCGACTTAATGCGAGTGGACTCAGATGTGAAAGACGCGCTCGGTGCCCCGGAGTTGCTCGTGCGTCGCGGTGGCATTGAGTTCAAGCACGTGTCCTTTGGCTATGGACCCGAGAGATTGGTGCTGAATAATATTAGCTTTAAAGTTGCGCCAGGGTCTACTGTTGCGTTG GTGGGTCCAAGCGGAGCCGGCAAGTCCACAATTATGCGTCTCCTATTCCGTTTCTACGACGTGAACGAGGGCGCGGTGCTGGTGGACGGGCAGGACGTGCGCACGGTCACGCAGGCCTCGCTGCGGGCCAACGTCGGCGTCGTGCCGCAGGACACCGTGCTCTTCAACAACACAGTGCG GTACAATATCCAGTATGGAAGATTGGGCGCTTCCTCAGCGGACATCATAGCGGCGGCGAAGAATGCTGACATTCACGACAGAATACTTACATTCCCTGATGCATATGATACACAG GTTGGCGAACGTGGTCTACGTTTGAGTGGTGGTGAAAAGCAAAGAATAGCTATAGCTCGAACGTTGCTCAAAGATCCAGCTATTGTGCTGTTGGACGAAGCCACGTCAGCGCTCGACACCAATACGGAGAGGAATATTCAG gcGGCTTTATCACGTGTGTGTGCAAATCGTACTACATTAATAATAGCGCACAGATTGTCAACTATAATCCACGCAGATGAAATTTTAGTACTTAAAGATGGGGAAATTATTGAGAGAGGAAA CCACGAACTGCTACTAGCGCAAGGCGGTTTTTACGCATCAATGTGGCAACAACAACTCGAAGCGAGAAACAACAACGGCAACGGGAACAACAATGACAACAACGCTGACGGTCagaacaacaacaacaataggGCGCCGCAAGTCAACGGTTACGCTATGACGGGCCACGGTCACGGTCATGGTCACGGTCACGGTCACTAG
- the LOC123696230 gene encoding uncharacterized protein LOC123696230 produces MSSKRCCVPQCVEVEGSYRVLHWFPNPDKDIARFRTWVHAIGGEILSLSNENIYKLRRVCHAHFEEKYCCRYNKISNIAVPTLHMPGPLSKFICTDRKPLREVENLPSTSKGPLSLQDSQKPLKENEAPAPATVEPDTVVENLEIQEYKLEDKYGPNTAKKVVTHKKMTKNERSLYQKLVNIRIKLSKCRNRAQKQSLQLKAAKNFMKNSNFIATINNMPSAAKLLTMLQFRESKKKEKGRRFSTEEKILALAMLKQSPKGYRFLRRMLVLPSQQILNTFLNQPK; encoded by the exons ATGTCTAGTAAACGTTGTTGTGTTCCTCAGTGTGTGGAAGTCGAAG GCTCTTACAGAGTTCTTCATTGGTTTCCAAACCCTGATAAGGACATTGCTCGTTTCCGAACATGGGTTCATGCTATTGGAGGAGAAATTTTGAGTCTGagcaatgaaaatatttataaacttcgTCGAGTTTGTCATGCTCATTTCGAAGAGAAATATTGTTGCCGTTACAACAAAATTTCTAACATAGCTGTTCCAACATTACATATGCCAG gacctttatcaaaatttatctGCACTGATAGAAAACCATTGAGGGAAGTTGAAAATTTACCTTCTACTTCAAAAG GACCACTATCACTTCAAGATTCCCAAAAACcattaaaagaaaatgaagCACCAGCACCAG CTACTGTTGAACCTGATACAGTTGTTGAGAATCTTGAAATACAAGAATACAAATTGGAGGATAAATATG gTCCAAACACTGCTAAAAAAGTAGTGACTCATAAGAAAATGACCAAAAATGAGCGATCCTTATACCAAAAATTGGTAAACATTAGGATTAAGTTATCGAAGTGTCGGAACAGAGCACAGAAACAATCCCTGCAATTAAAAGCAGCcaaaaattttatgaagaatAGCAACTTTATAGCTACTATTAACAATATGCCAAGTGCTGCTAAACTTTTAACCATGTTGCAGTTTAGAGAGtctaaaaagaaagaaaaaggcAGAAGATTTTCTActgaagaaaaaatattggcTTTGGCAATGCTGAAGCAAAGCCCCAAAGGCTATCGATTTCTGCGAAGAATGTTGGTTTTGCCTTCACAGCaaatactaaatacatttttaaaccaGCCTAAATAG
- the LOC123695965 gene encoding NK-tumor recognition protein-like isoform X3, translating into MSFVKFNHKKREVSHHPWERVIKSHNLKNLKYAHNSVQNPEYPKTENKTQIVDRVKFTIIGDQVTKEFNYCVNIATGLYKYRSKLFDAPSIRGVTTVEWPQVLNDLKKQFGGIAFCLTSSVAIILNDKFLGGEKEFKDIINAKYYYHIILDYYKEGVDQFVNYIRNSGRPCAYMHISIDSYPIGTLVFMLYADIVPNTSVNFLRLCQTTKGGYSGTPVHRIVKDCWIQCGGFGLKSIDLDCENFIVPHDRRGVLCMANDGRHVDCSTQFFVLLHPAPWMAQKYVAFGQLIDGESVLQKIESIPTWYESPSVEILIYKAGVLNLECQDIIINKGTNAYIDGHIEELVSLGNLFIEEIMAKTFLEIELRELALIEEQVRGEGEGSVEEEKKNIRATQRFIRKKEEIEKQIQKSQTNHPRPSTAVSETADENNDFDVEVYDYEPEEHQTTPYKHMSLSTLSVKHQPERLYYIPLTDVPYPGEKDSTYNLKKFLRGDYCLESDLQNEIPKKVIAPQDSYISDVYKFDDDSDEASLKSLESEEEREIRRYLKLNVDRVSFAGGVIKGIARGVGQVNIFDGTRKSELITDEELRRFRIQSIDRRSRDYGDNKVRIAQSAVAAQTGSRPARRPTGFVKPAQLEYSDSDMEVRRQSVLTRLYENLSNDEDIGGPTLKEYRPFGETEHKNLLLTYSPNSRIKSDENTREKYLRHSLTVEEVSYDKVMNLQHSKKVARKISSDYVKTIDQMEQKADNSIRSVEYAKNRPSMSVSAYQAKNLKYELEKKNAQETNEGKGLRLPGDTPLYSMSDASK; encoded by the exons ATGTCGTTTGTGAAatttaatcacaaaaaaagAGAAGTATCTCATCACCCATGGGAACGTGTGATAAAGAGCCATAATCTTAAGAATCTTAAATATGCTCACAATTCAGTACAGAATCCTGAATACCCcaaaacagaaaataaaacGCAAATTGTAGACAGAGTAAAGTTTACCATCATAGGAGATCAAGTTACaaaagaatttaattattgcGTCAACATAGCAACTGGACTATATAAGTACCGTTCGAAATTATTTGATGCTCCATCTATAAGAg GAGTAACAACAGTAGAGTGGCCACAAGTTTTGAATGATTTGAAAAAGCAGTTTGGCGGTATTGCTTTCTGCTTGACTAGCAGCGTAGCTATTATTCTGAATGATAAATTTCTTGGCGGagaaaaagaatttaaagacataataaacgctaaatattattatcacataATTTTGGATTATTACAAAGAAGGTGTCGATCAATTCGTAAATTACATTCGCAACTCTGGG AGACCTTGTGCTTATATGCACATTTCAATAGATTCATATCCGATCGGTACATTAGTATTTATG ctTTATGCGGATATTGTACCAAACACGAGTGTAAATTTTCTAAGACTATGTCAAACCACTAAAGGCGGTTATTCCGGGACACCCGTTCACCGCATCGTCAAAGATTGCTGGATACAATGTGGTGGATTTGGTTTGAAAAGTATCGATTTAGATTGTGAAAACTTTATTGTTCCTCATGATAGACGTGGCGTTTTATGCATGGCAAACGATGGGAG gcaCGTCGATTGTTCCACCCAGTTTTTTGTATTACTTCACCCAGCACCCTGGATGGCCCAGAAATATGTTGCTTTCGGTCAACTTATAGACGGAGAATctgttttacaaaaaattgaatCCATTCCTACTTGGTATGAGTCTCCTTCAGTAGAAATTCTCATATATAAAGCTGGAGTATTAAATCTCGAATGTCAggacataataattaacaaaggAACCAATGCATATATTGATGGGCATATAGAAGAACTTGTTTCTTTGGGAAACCTCTTTATTGAG GAAATTATGGCAAAAACATTTTTGGAAATAGAGCTGCGAGAGTTAGCACTTATAGAGGAACAAGTTCGAGGAGAAGGAGAAGGATCTGTtgaagaagaaaaaaagaacattAGAGCTACACAAAG atttattcgcaaaaaagaagaaatcGAGAAACAAATTCAAAAAAGTCAAACCAATCATCCGCGACCATCAACGGCCGTGAGTGAAACGGCAGacgaaaataatgattttgatGTAGAGGTATACGACTATGAGCCGGAGGAACATCAGACAACTCCCTATAAACACATGTCGCTGAGCACATTGAGCGTAAAGCACCAGCCAGAGAGATTGTATTACATACCTCTGACGGATGTTCCTTACCCGGGAGAAAAGGATTCaacttataatttaaagaa ATTCTTAAGAGGCGACTATTGTCTTGAATCCGATTTACAAAATGAAATACCCAAAAAAGTAATTGCTCCACAAGATTCCTACATTTCagatgtttataaatttgatGACGACTCGGACGAAGCTTCGT taaAATCGCTTGAATCAGAAGAAGAGAGGGAAATACGAAGATATTTAAA GCTTAACGTGGATCGTGTCAGCTTTGCCGGCGGAGTAATCAAGGGCATCGCTCGAGGTGTTGGCCAGGTCAATATATTCGACGGTACAAGAAA GTCAGAACTAATAACTGATGAAGAGCTGAGAAGGTTTAG AATACAATCTATAGACCGAAGATCGAGAGATTACGGGGATAA CAAGGTAAGGATTGCACAATCGGCGGTGGCCGCGCAGACGGGATCCCGACCAGCCCGTCGCCCAACAGGTTTTGTTAAACCAGCACAATTGGAATATTCTGACTCCGATATGGAAGTCAGACGACAATCAGTACTGACTCGATTATATGAGAACCTGTCGAATGATGAAGATATTGGTGGACCCACTCTAAAAGAATACAg GCCCTTTGGGGAGACGGAACATAAAAATCTTCTATTGACGTATTCACCGAATTCTCGCATCAAAAGCGATGAAAATACACGGGAGAAATATTTAAGACATTCCTTAACAGTAGAAGAAGTTTCATATGACAAAGTTATGAACTTACAACACAGTAAGAAAGTGGCTCGAAAGATATCTTCTGATTACGTAAAAACTATCGACCAAATGGAGCAAAAGGCCGATAATTCGATTAGAAGCGTAGAATACGCAAAGAATAGGCCTTCGATGTCAGTCTCGGCTTATCAAGCGAAGAATTTGAAATATGAACTTGAAAAGAAGAATGCGCAAGAAACAAACGAAGGGAAAG GATTACGATTGCCTGGTGACACTCCATTGTATTCCATGTCTGATGCAAGTAAATAA
- the LOC123695965 gene encoding uncharacterized protein LOC123695965 isoform X2, translated as MSFVKFNHKKREVSHHPWERVIKSHNLKNLKYAHNSVQNPEYPKTENKTQIVDRVKFTIIGDQVTKEFNYCVNIATGLYKYRSKLFDAPSIRGVTTVEWPQVLNDLKKQFGGIAFCLTSSVAIILNDKFLGGEKEFKDIINAKYYYHIILDYYKEGVDQFVNYIRNSGLYADIVPNTSVNFLRLCQTTKGGYSGTPVHRIVKDCWIQCGGFGLKSIDLDCENFIVPHDRRGVLCMANDGRHVDCSTQFFVLLHPAPWMAQKYVAFGQLIDGESVLQKIESIPTWYESPSVEILIYKAGVLNLECQDIIINKGTNAYIDGHIEELVSLGNLFIEEIMAKTFLEIELRELALIEEQVRGEGEGSVEEEKKNIRATQRFIRKKEEIEKQIQKSQTNHPRPSTAVSETADENNDFDVEVYDYEPEEHQTTPYKHMSLSTLSVKHQPERLYYIPLTDVPYPGEKDSTYNLKKFLRGDYCLESDLQNEIPKKVIAPQDSYISDVYKFDDDSDEASLKSLESEEEREIRRYLKLNVDRVSFAGGVIKGIARGVGQVNIFDGTRKSELITDEELRRFRIQSIDRRSRDYGDKKVSISIPWGVREPSKIKRRQTGFVRMEDLEKIHIIQRISSQDSNDSDNGSYTNGRKVRIAQSAVAAQTGSRPARRPTGFVKPAQLEYSDSDMEVRRQSVLTRLYENLSNDEDIGGPTLKEYRPFGETEHKNLLLTYSPNSRIKSDENTREKYLRHSLTVEEVSYDKVMNLQHSKKVARKISSDYVKTIDQMEQKADNSIRSVEYAKNRPSMSVSAYQAKNLKYELEKKNAQETNEGKGLRLPGDTPLYSMSDASK; from the exons ATGTCGTTTGTGAAatttaatcacaaaaaaagAGAAGTATCTCATCACCCATGGGAACGTGTGATAAAGAGCCATAATCTTAAGAATCTTAAATATGCTCACAATTCAGTACAGAATCCTGAATACCCcaaaacagaaaataaaacGCAAATTGTAGACAGAGTAAAGTTTACCATCATAGGAGATCAAGTTACaaaagaatttaattattgcGTCAACATAGCAACTGGACTATATAAGTACCGTTCGAAATTATTTGATGCTCCATCTATAAGAg GAGTAACAACAGTAGAGTGGCCACAAGTTTTGAATGATTTGAAAAAGCAGTTTGGCGGTATTGCTTTCTGCTTGACTAGCAGCGTAGCTATTATTCTGAATGATAAATTTCTTGGCGGagaaaaagaatttaaagacataataaacgctaaatattattatcacataATTTTGGATTATTACAAAGAAGGTGTCGATCAATTCGTAAATTACATTCGCAACTCTGGG ctTTATGCGGATATTGTACCAAACACGAGTGTAAATTTTCTAAGACTATGTCAAACCACTAAAGGCGGTTATTCCGGGACACCCGTTCACCGCATCGTCAAAGATTGCTGGATACAATGTGGTGGATTTGGTTTGAAAAGTATCGATTTAGATTGTGAAAACTTTATTGTTCCTCATGATAGACGTGGCGTTTTATGCATGGCAAACGATGGGAG gcaCGTCGATTGTTCCACCCAGTTTTTTGTATTACTTCACCCAGCACCCTGGATGGCCCAGAAATATGTTGCTTTCGGTCAACTTATAGACGGAGAATctgttttacaaaaaattgaatCCATTCCTACTTGGTATGAGTCTCCTTCAGTAGAAATTCTCATATATAAAGCTGGAGTATTAAATCTCGAATGTCAggacataataattaacaaaggAACCAATGCATATATTGATGGGCATATAGAAGAACTTGTTTCTTTGGGAAACCTCTTTATTGAG GAAATTATGGCAAAAACATTTTTGGAAATAGAGCTGCGAGAGTTAGCACTTATAGAGGAACAAGTTCGAGGAGAAGGAGAAGGATCTGTtgaagaagaaaaaaagaacattAGAGCTACACAAAG atttattcgcaaaaaagaagaaatcGAGAAACAAATTCAAAAAAGTCAAACCAATCATCCGCGACCATCAACGGCCGTGAGTGAAACGGCAGacgaaaataatgattttgatGTAGAGGTATACGACTATGAGCCGGAGGAACATCAGACAACTCCCTATAAACACATGTCGCTGAGCACATTGAGCGTAAAGCACCAGCCAGAGAGATTGTATTACATACCTCTGACGGATGTTCCTTACCCGGGAGAAAAGGATTCaacttataatttaaagaa ATTCTTAAGAGGCGACTATTGTCTTGAATCCGATTTACAAAATGAAATACCCAAAAAAGTAATTGCTCCACAAGATTCCTACATTTCagatgtttataaatttgatGACGACTCGGACGAAGCTTCGT taaAATCGCTTGAATCAGAAGAAGAGAGGGAAATACGAAGATATTTAAA GCTTAACGTGGATCGTGTCAGCTTTGCCGGCGGAGTAATCAAGGGCATCGCTCGAGGTGTTGGCCAGGTCAATATATTCGACGGTACAAGAAA GTCAGAACTAATAACTGATGAAGAGCTGAGAAGGTTTAG AATACAATCTATAGACCGAAGATCGAGAGATTACGGGGATAA AAAAGTTTCCATAAGCATTCCATGGGGTGTAAGGGAACCAAGCAAGATAAAACGGCGTCAAACTGGCTTTGTCCGTATGGAGGACTTGGAAAAGATCCatataatacaaagaattaGTTCACAAGACTCAAATGATTCAGATAACGGATCTTATACAAAtggccg CAAGGTAAGGATTGCACAATCGGCGGTGGCCGCGCAGACGGGATCCCGACCAGCCCGTCGCCCAACAGGTTTTGTTAAACCAGCACAATTGGAATATTCTGACTCCGATATGGAAGTCAGACGACAATCAGTACTGACTCGATTATATGAGAACCTGTCGAATGATGAAGATATTGGTGGACCCACTCTAAAAGAATACAg GCCCTTTGGGGAGACGGAACATAAAAATCTTCTATTGACGTATTCACCGAATTCTCGCATCAAAAGCGATGAAAATACACGGGAGAAATATTTAAGACATTCCTTAACAGTAGAAGAAGTTTCATATGACAAAGTTATGAACTTACAACACAGTAAGAAAGTGGCTCGAAAGATATCTTCTGATTACGTAAAAACTATCGACCAAATGGAGCAAAAGGCCGATAATTCGATTAGAAGCGTAGAATACGCAAAGAATAGGCCTTCGATGTCAGTCTCGGCTTATCAAGCGAAGAATTTGAAATATGAACTTGAAAAGAAGAATGCGCAAGAAACAAACGAAGGGAAAG GATTACGATTGCCTGGTGACACTCCATTGTATTCCATGTCTGATGCAAGTAAATAA
- the LOC123695965 gene encoding uncharacterized protein LOC123695965 isoform X1, with protein sequence MSFVKFNHKKREVSHHPWERVIKSHNLKNLKYAHNSVQNPEYPKTENKTQIVDRVKFTIIGDQVTKEFNYCVNIATGLYKYRSKLFDAPSIRGVTTVEWPQVLNDLKKQFGGIAFCLTSSVAIILNDKFLGGEKEFKDIINAKYYYHIILDYYKEGVDQFVNYIRNSGRPCAYMHISIDSYPIGTLVFMLYADIVPNTSVNFLRLCQTTKGGYSGTPVHRIVKDCWIQCGGFGLKSIDLDCENFIVPHDRRGVLCMANDGRHVDCSTQFFVLLHPAPWMAQKYVAFGQLIDGESVLQKIESIPTWYESPSVEILIYKAGVLNLECQDIIINKGTNAYIDGHIEELVSLGNLFIEEIMAKTFLEIELRELALIEEQVRGEGEGSVEEEKKNIRATQRFIRKKEEIEKQIQKSQTNHPRPSTAVSETADENNDFDVEVYDYEPEEHQTTPYKHMSLSTLSVKHQPERLYYIPLTDVPYPGEKDSTYNLKKFLRGDYCLESDLQNEIPKKVIAPQDSYISDVYKFDDDSDEASLKSLESEEEREIRRYLKLNVDRVSFAGGVIKGIARGVGQVNIFDGTRKSELITDEELRRFRIQSIDRRSRDYGDKKVSISIPWGVREPSKIKRRQTGFVRMEDLEKIHIIQRISSQDSNDSDNGSYTNGRKVRIAQSAVAAQTGSRPARRPTGFVKPAQLEYSDSDMEVRRQSVLTRLYENLSNDEDIGGPTLKEYRPFGETEHKNLLLTYSPNSRIKSDENTREKYLRHSLTVEEVSYDKVMNLQHSKKVARKISSDYVKTIDQMEQKADNSIRSVEYAKNRPSMSVSAYQAKNLKYELEKKNAQETNEGKGLRLPGDTPLYSMSDASK encoded by the exons ATGTCGTTTGTGAAatttaatcacaaaaaaagAGAAGTATCTCATCACCCATGGGAACGTGTGATAAAGAGCCATAATCTTAAGAATCTTAAATATGCTCACAATTCAGTACAGAATCCTGAATACCCcaaaacagaaaataaaacGCAAATTGTAGACAGAGTAAAGTTTACCATCATAGGAGATCAAGTTACaaaagaatttaattattgcGTCAACATAGCAACTGGACTATATAAGTACCGTTCGAAATTATTTGATGCTCCATCTATAAGAg GAGTAACAACAGTAGAGTGGCCACAAGTTTTGAATGATTTGAAAAAGCAGTTTGGCGGTATTGCTTTCTGCTTGACTAGCAGCGTAGCTATTATTCTGAATGATAAATTTCTTGGCGGagaaaaagaatttaaagacataataaacgctaaatattattatcacataATTTTGGATTATTACAAAGAAGGTGTCGATCAATTCGTAAATTACATTCGCAACTCTGGG AGACCTTGTGCTTATATGCACATTTCAATAGATTCATATCCGATCGGTACATTAGTATTTATG ctTTATGCGGATATTGTACCAAACACGAGTGTAAATTTTCTAAGACTATGTCAAACCACTAAAGGCGGTTATTCCGGGACACCCGTTCACCGCATCGTCAAAGATTGCTGGATACAATGTGGTGGATTTGGTTTGAAAAGTATCGATTTAGATTGTGAAAACTTTATTGTTCCTCATGATAGACGTGGCGTTTTATGCATGGCAAACGATGGGAG gcaCGTCGATTGTTCCACCCAGTTTTTTGTATTACTTCACCCAGCACCCTGGATGGCCCAGAAATATGTTGCTTTCGGTCAACTTATAGACGGAGAATctgttttacaaaaaattgaatCCATTCCTACTTGGTATGAGTCTCCTTCAGTAGAAATTCTCATATATAAAGCTGGAGTATTAAATCTCGAATGTCAggacataataattaacaaaggAACCAATGCATATATTGATGGGCATATAGAAGAACTTGTTTCTTTGGGAAACCTCTTTATTGAG GAAATTATGGCAAAAACATTTTTGGAAATAGAGCTGCGAGAGTTAGCACTTATAGAGGAACAAGTTCGAGGAGAAGGAGAAGGATCTGTtgaagaagaaaaaaagaacattAGAGCTACACAAAG atttattcgcaaaaaagaagaaatcGAGAAACAAATTCAAAAAAGTCAAACCAATCATCCGCGACCATCAACGGCCGTGAGTGAAACGGCAGacgaaaataatgattttgatGTAGAGGTATACGACTATGAGCCGGAGGAACATCAGACAACTCCCTATAAACACATGTCGCTGAGCACATTGAGCGTAAAGCACCAGCCAGAGAGATTGTATTACATACCTCTGACGGATGTTCCTTACCCGGGAGAAAAGGATTCaacttataatttaaagaa ATTCTTAAGAGGCGACTATTGTCTTGAATCCGATTTACAAAATGAAATACCCAAAAAAGTAATTGCTCCACAAGATTCCTACATTTCagatgtttataaatttgatGACGACTCGGACGAAGCTTCGT taaAATCGCTTGAATCAGAAGAAGAGAGGGAAATACGAAGATATTTAAA GCTTAACGTGGATCGTGTCAGCTTTGCCGGCGGAGTAATCAAGGGCATCGCTCGAGGTGTTGGCCAGGTCAATATATTCGACGGTACAAGAAA GTCAGAACTAATAACTGATGAAGAGCTGAGAAGGTTTAG AATACAATCTATAGACCGAAGATCGAGAGATTACGGGGATAA AAAAGTTTCCATAAGCATTCCATGGGGTGTAAGGGAACCAAGCAAGATAAAACGGCGTCAAACTGGCTTTGTCCGTATGGAGGACTTGGAAAAGATCCatataatacaaagaattaGTTCACAAGACTCAAATGATTCAGATAACGGATCTTATACAAAtggccg CAAGGTAAGGATTGCACAATCGGCGGTGGCCGCGCAGACGGGATCCCGACCAGCCCGTCGCCCAACAGGTTTTGTTAAACCAGCACAATTGGAATATTCTGACTCCGATATGGAAGTCAGACGACAATCAGTACTGACTCGATTATATGAGAACCTGTCGAATGATGAAGATATTGGTGGACCCACTCTAAAAGAATACAg GCCCTTTGGGGAGACGGAACATAAAAATCTTCTATTGACGTATTCACCGAATTCTCGCATCAAAAGCGATGAAAATACACGGGAGAAATATTTAAGACATTCCTTAACAGTAGAAGAAGTTTCATATGACAAAGTTATGAACTTACAACACAGTAAGAAAGTGGCTCGAAAGATATCTTCTGATTACGTAAAAACTATCGACCAAATGGAGCAAAAGGCCGATAATTCGATTAGAAGCGTAGAATACGCAAAGAATAGGCCTTCGATGTCAGTCTCGGCTTATCAAGCGAAGAATTTGAAATATGAACTTGAAAAGAAGAATGCGCAAGAAACAAACGAAGGGAAAG GATTACGATTGCCTGGTGACACTCCATTGTATTCCATGTCTGATGCAAGTAAATAA